In a single window of the Lebetimonas sp. JH292 genome:
- a CDS encoding TRAP transporter substrate-binding protein — protein MNRRKFLKATGVGVAASAAFTTNLYAKSVTRLKVCLSWPKTLPIMGEGALWFAKRVDELSGGSLKIHIYGANELVPALGVFDACSKGLIDGFHSGPYYWKGKNMAFALFSSFPFGMVADELEPWFDFAGGMDLWRELYAKYNLMPFKGGNTGNQMGGWFRKPIKSLADMKGLKMRIPGLGGEVMARLGVKPVNIPGGEIYTALERGVIDATEWVGPSLDTIMGFQKVAKYYYSGWHEPGSILEMTFNKKKYDKLPKEHQAIIEAATREMHARIFSEFQYQNALKLQDILSGKYDVKLGNFPDDVNEAAKKAIIEILNEYSNKSKDFAKVYENVKSFFPKIRKWTDTLPKWYLDMRDKGTIVD, from the coding sequence ATGAACAGAAGAAAATTTTTAAAAGCTACCGGTGTAGGTGTAGCTGCAAGTGCTGCATTTACAACCAATTTGTATGCAAAAAGTGTAACAAGACTTAAAGTTTGTCTTTCATGGCCAAAAACACTTCCTATTATGGGTGAGGGTGCTTTATGGTTTGCAAAAAGAGTGGATGAGTTAAGCGGTGGAAGTTTAAAAATTCATATATATGGAGCAAATGAATTAGTTCCAGCTCTTGGTGTATTTGATGCCTGTTCCAAAGGTTTGATTGACGGCTTTCATTCAGGCCCTTATTACTGGAAGGGTAAAAATATGGCGTTTGCTTTGTTTAGTTCTTTTCCTTTTGGAATGGTTGCCGATGAACTTGAACCTTGGTTTGATTTTGCAGGAGGAATGGATTTATGGAGAGAATTATATGCAAAATATAATTTAATGCCTTTCAAAGGCGGAAATACTGGAAATCAAATGGGTGGATGGTTTAGAAAACCAATTAAAAGCTTAGCCGATATGAAAGGCCTTAAAATGAGAATTCCTGGTCTTGGCGGAGAAGTAATGGCAAGACTTGGAGTCAAACCTGTAAATATTCCTGGAGGTGAAATTTATACCGCACTTGAAAGAGGTGTTATTGATGCGACAGAATGGGTGGGGCCAAGCCTTGATACAATTATGGGATTCCAAAAAGTTGCAAAATATTACTATTCAGGATGGCATGAGCCAGGAAGTATTCTTGAAATGACATTTAATAAGAAAAAATATGATAAACTTCCAAAAGAACATCAGGCAATTATTGAGGCTGCAACAAGAGAAATGCATGCAAGAATTTTTTCCGAGTTTCAATATCAAAATGCTCTTAAGCTTCAGGATATTCTCAGCGGAAAATATGATGTTAAACTAGGTAATTTCCCTGATGATGTTAATGAAGCAGCAAAAAAAGCTATTATTGAAATTCTTAACGAATATTCCAATAAATCCAAAGATTTTGCAAAAGTTTATGAAAACGTTAAATCATTCTTCCCTAAAATTAGAAAATGGACAGATACACTTCCAAAATGGTATCTTGATATGAGAGACAAAGGAACAATAGTAGATTAA
- a CDS encoding YcaO-like family protein, with the protein MSGYNNFFEELNLEYYYEFKEINNVFTCELKLKNIPFTSFGKGETSENALLSAQGEMAERLITRNFFEEYYINGLYPDMKEGNFLNNELNKFYKIDTLQKEELIDFNSDSFEILSIPFIKRSTKEKIYFPVNLLQNLYASNGMAAHFDIIKAYKNAKAEIIERFVKFEVIKYALPLPKIDHPFNSKNIQIYDASLEGKYPVMAASYIKDDNIILAFGCDLDQEIAIQKAYNELLQTGLNRFGKLIDSIEEVRDRFNLINHFIDLSGNVHKNFLKKPLFKKEKWNFKHYDVFQKEEYFKVYKCCGVFAIHLIIPSISEIYPVVDLIYNNINYPKFFRDKILNYQNYKKKEIEELTREISDLYPFTQIDSLIGVIAKEPLFIEKFKKIINNCGKIEFSKKYINILNLTRKLKELNEI; encoded by the coding sequence GTGAGTGGTTACAACAATTTTTTTGAAGAGTTAAATTTAGAATATTATTATGAATTTAAAGAAATAAACAATGTTTTTACATGCGAATTAAAACTTAAAAACATACCTTTTACTTCTTTTGGCAAAGGAGAAACATCAGAGAACGCCCTGCTTAGTGCACAGGGTGAAATGGCTGAGCGGCTAATAACCAGAAATTTTTTTGAAGAATATTATATTAACGGTTTATATCCTGATATGAAAGAAGGAAATTTTTTAAATAACGAACTCAATAAATTTTATAAAATAGACACCCTTCAAAAAGAGGAATTAATTGATTTTAACTCTGATTCATTTGAAATACTTTCAATACCTTTTATAAAACGCTCTACCAAAGAAAAAATATATTTTCCAGTTAACCTGCTTCAAAATTTATATGCAAGCAACGGAATGGCGGCACATTTTGATATTATTAAGGCTTATAAAAACGCCAAGGCGGAAATAATAGAAAGATTTGTAAAATTCGAAGTTATAAAATATGCCCTGCCCCTGCCAAAAATAGACCATCCTTTTAATTCAAAAAACATTCAGATATACGATGCCTCTCTTGAGGGAAAATATCCCGTAATGGCCGCAAGCTATATTAAAGACGATAATATTATTTTAGCTTTTGGATGTGATTTAGACCAAGAAATAGCTATACAAAAAGCTTATAATGAACTTCTTCAGACAGGACTAAACAGATTTGGAAAACTTATTGATTCAATTGAAGAGGTTAGAGATAGATTTAATTTAATTAACCATTTTATAGATTTAAGCGGCAATGTACATAAAAATTTTTTAAAAAAGCCGCTTTTTAAAAAGGAAAAATGGAATTTTAAACATTATGACGTATTTCAAAAAGAAGAATATTTCAAAGTCTATAAATGCTGCGGTGTTTTTGCAATTCATTTAATAATTCCTTCTATCAGCGAAATATATCCAGTTGTTGATTTAATATACAATAATATAAATTATCCAAAATTTTTTAGAGATAAAATATTAAATTATCAAAATTATAAAAAAAAAGAGATTGAGGAATTAACCCGGGAAATATCTGATTTATACCCTTTTACCCAGATAGATTCATTAATCGGAGTGATTGCAAAAGAACCTTTATTTATTGAGAAATTTAAAAAAATTATAAATAACTGCGGTAAAATAGAATTTTCAAAAAAATATATAAATATTTTAAATTTAACGCGAAAATTAAAGGAGTTAAATGAAATTTGA
- the surE gene encoding 5'/3'-nucleotidase SurE, which produces MPKILITNDDSFEAKGLEVLYEAMSEIGKPLVVAPASPKSACSKSLTITKPLMFKKVKENFYKLDDGTPDDCVYLAINEFFKDKKPDLIVSGINHGANMGEDVNYSGTVGGATEGAIHGIKSIAISQVLKSFDNPPSEIDWKKAKKIAKDIALMVLENKIQLPHRKLLNINIPNTKEIKGYRFTKLAYRIYGNDAHKYLNPRGEEYYWLGLHPLKFKEEKGSDFWAVKNGYVSITPITLDVTDYQLLEKLKNSEK; this is translated from the coding sequence ATGCCAAAAATACTTATTACAAATGACGATTCTTTTGAAGCAAAGGGGCTTGAAGTTTTATATGAAGCCATGAGCGAAATAGGAAAACCTCTTGTTGTAGCACCTGCTTCCCCAAAAAGCGCCTGCTCAAAATCTCTTACAATTACAAAACCTTTAATGTTTAAAAAAGTTAAAGAAAATTTTTATAAACTTGATGACGGAACACCGGACGACTGTGTTTATCTGGCAATTAACGAATTTTTTAAAGACAAAAAACCAGATTTAATTGTTTCCGGAATAAATCACGGAGCAAATATGGGCGAAGATGTAAATTATTCAGGAACTGTTGGAGGAGCAACCGAAGGGGCAATTCACGGAATAAAATCCATTGCCATATCTCAGGTTTTAAAGAGTTTCGATAATCCCCCCAGTGAAATTGACTGGAAAAAAGCAAAAAAAATAGCAAAAGATATAGCCTTAATGGTTTTAGAAAATAAAATCCAGCTTCCCCACAGAAAACTGTTAAATATAAACATACCGAATACAAAAGAAATAAAAGGATACCGGTTTACAAAACTTGCATACAGAATTTACGGAAACGATGCGCACAAATATCTTAATCCCAGAGGCGAAGAATATTACTGGCTCGGTCTTCATCCCTTAAAATTTAAAGAAGAAAAAGGAAGCGATTTTTGGGCTGTAAAAAACGGCTATGTTTCAATAACTCCCATTACATTGGATGTTACCGATTATCAATTATTAGAAAAATTAAAAAACAGTGAAAAATAG
- the gpmA gene encoding 2,3-diphosphoglycerate-dependent phosphoglycerate mutase produces MAKLVLVRHGKSEWNKQNRFTGWVDVDLAPEGIQEAKKAGQILKDAGFTFDICFSSFLKRAIKTGIIILEELDLLWIDHLKDWRFNERFYGALTGLNKDEVKKELGEEKFLLYRRSYDVPPPPLSEDDPRHPRFDPKYKNFPVELIPSTECLKDNQIRSMAAFHERVAPLLVEGKDVLITAHGNTIRGMVKEFDNISDKDIPKFEIATGVPRVYEFDEELHIKKVYNLD; encoded by the coding sequence ATGGCAAAATTAGTTCTTGTTAGACACGGAAAAAGCGAATGGAATAAACAAAACCGTTTTACCGGCTGGGTGGATGTGGATTTGGCTCCGGAAGGTATTCAGGAAGCCAAAAAAGCGGGGCAGATATTAAAAGACGCAGGATTTACTTTTGATATATGTTTCTCATCTTTTTTAAAAAGAGCAATTAAAACAGGAATTATTATTTTAGAAGAACTCGATTTATTGTGGATTGACCACTTGAAAGACTGGAGATTTAACGAAAGATTTTACGGTGCCCTTACAGGACTTAATAAAGACGAGGTTAAAAAAGAGCTTGGAGAAGAAAAATTTTTGCTTTACAGAAGAAGCTATGATGTTCCTCCTCCGCCTTTAAGTGAAGATGACCCGAGACATCCGAGATTTGATCCGAAATATAAAAATTTTCCTGTTGAATTAATTCCAAGTACAGAATGTTTAAAAGATAATCAGATACGCTCAATGGCGGCTTTTCATGAAAGAGTTGCACCGCTTTTAGTTGAAGGTAAAGATGTGTTGATTACAGCTCACGGAAATACAATAAGAGGGATGGTTAAAGAATTTGACAACATAAGCGATAAGGATATTCCAAAATTTGAAATAGCTACAGGAGTACCGAGAGTTTATGAATTTGATGAGGAGCTTCATATTAAAAAAGTTTATAATTTAGATTAA
- a CDS encoding YaiI/YqxD family protein — MKILIDADALPKAIKPIIYRAVNKNKIKTIVVSNKKISFEKSSFIEYIIVNEGIDKADDEIVNLCEKNDLVITADIPLADRIVKKGALALGHRGEIYDENSIQNFLSIRNLMAEIRQSGEITKGPKPFCKKDIQNFANSFSKLLYKLI; from the coding sequence ATGAAAATTTTAATTGATGCGGATGCCCTGCCAAAGGCAATAAAACCAATAATTTACAGAGCGGTAAATAAAAACAAAATAAAAACAATTGTGGTATCCAATAAAAAAATTTCTTTTGAAAAAAGCTCGTTTATCGAATATATTATTGTAAACGAAGGAATAGACAAAGCGGATGATGAAATAGTAAACCTGTGCGAAAAAAACGATTTAGTAATAACTGCCGATATACCCCTGGCTGACAGAATTGTTAAAAAAGGTGCTCTCGCTTTAGGGCACAGAGGGGAAATATATGATGAAAATTCTATTCAAAATTTCTTAAGCATAAGAAATTTAATGGCTGAGATTAGACAGAGCGGAGAAATTACAAAAGGCCCAAAGCCTTTTTGTAAAAAAGATATTCAAAATTTTGCCAACAGTTTTAGTAAACTTCTTTATAAATTAATCTAA
- the fetB gene encoding iron export ABC transporter permease subunit FetB, with translation MKFNIVALSFILVLIPLFISYKNKIGIEKELFINSLRALLQLSVLGFILGFLFKIKNPLWYIPIVLFMLIYASFIAKKRTKFLFLWAFYSISMSAVIILSIMIILKIISLKPYEFIPVAGMIIGNSLNTYTLTIERLKRELFLQKELIERFFAIGANLKSAYKIMQKEAIKAALIPVNNMLQTIGVVAIPGITTGMLLAGASPLKAVSYQIVIIYMLVSINTFSALFGSYFFIREKNENFN, from the coding sequence TTGAAATTCAATATAGTGGCTTTAAGTTTTATTTTAGTGCTTATACCTTTGTTTATTTCATACAAAAACAAAATCGGTATTGAAAAAGAACTTTTTATCAATTCTCTAAGAGCCCTGCTGCAACTGAGTGTTTTGGGATTCATTTTGGGGTTTTTATTTAAAATTAAAAATCCTCTTTGGTATATACCTATTGTGTTGTTTATGCTCATTTACGCTTCTTTCATAGCAAAAAAGAGAACTAAATTTTTATTCTTATGGGCTTTTTATTCCATTAGTATGTCTGCTGTAATAATTCTAAGTATAATGATAATTTTAAAAATAATTTCTCTTAAACCATATGAATTTATACCTGTTGCAGGAATGATTATAGGCAATTCTCTGAATACCTACACGTTAACCATAGAAAGATTAAAAAGAGAACTGTTTTTGCAAAAAGAATTAATTGAGAGATTTTTTGCCATCGGTGCAAATTTAAAATCAGCTTACAAAATAATGCAAAAAGAAGCTATAAAAGCGGCTTTGATACCTGTTAACAATATGCTTCAAACCATAGGTGTTGTTGCAATTCCCGGTATTACCACAGGAATGCTTTTAGCCGGTGCATCCCCTCTAAAAGCGGTAAGCTACCAGATAGTGATTATTTATATGCTTGTAAGTATAAATACATTTTCCGCTCTTTTTGGCAGCTATTTTTTTATAAGAGAAAAAAATGAAAATTTTAATTGA
- the hisD gene encoding histidinol dehydrogenase has translation MDIENVEGIVKNIINEVKIEKNRALFEHISKFDRWTPDKDSDLEITKEEMKKAYDNLDEKLKCALHLAYDRIKSYHEKQLPKTWLTFEENGTILGQKVTPVERAGVYVPGGKAFYPSSLLMNVIPAIVAGVKEIVVTTPVIENKPNELLLAALYICGMPRAFKVGGASAIASMAYGTESIPKVDVITGPGNIFVATAKKLVFGEVNIDMIAGPSEIGIIADNTAKANYMAIDLLSQAEHDEMASSIMVTVSEELAKNTQKKVYEFLNELERKEIAKKSIDERGAIIIARNIDEAIALMNEIAPEHLEIVTANPFELLPKIKNAGAIFLGENTPEPIGDYIAGPNHTLPTGGTAKFYSPLNVEIFMKKSSIISFSKEAIKKMGEDCAILAKSEGLTAHQKSVLERLK, from the coding sequence ATGGACATAGAAAATGTTGAAGGAATAGTAAAAAACATTATTAACGAAGTTAAAATTGAAAAAAACAGAGCCTTATTTGAACATATTTCAAAATTTGACAGATGGACTCCTGATAAAGACAGTGATTTGGAAATAACAAAAGAAGAAATGAAAAAAGCTTATGATAATTTGGATGAAAAATTAAAATGCGCTTTACATCTTGCGTATGATAGAATAAAGTCTTATCACGAAAAGCAGCTTCCCAAAACATGGCTCACGTTTGAAGAAAACGGGACTATTTTAGGGCAAAAAGTAACCCCTGTCGAAAGAGCCGGTGTATATGTTCCAGGAGGAAAAGCTTTTTATCCAAGCTCTTTGCTTATGAATGTAATTCCCGCAATTGTAGCCGGAGTAAAAGAAATCGTTGTCACCACGCCCGTAATTGAAAATAAACCCAATGAATTACTGTTGGCGGCCCTTTATATATGCGGTATGCCGAGAGCTTTTAAAGTGGGTGGTGCTTCCGCTATTGCATCTATGGCTTACGGGACGGAGAGTATTCCGAAAGTGGATGTAATTACGGGTCCTGGGAATATTTTTGTCGCAACCGCCAAAAAACTGGTTTTCGGGGAAGTAAATATAGACATGATAGCAGGACCGAGTGAAATTGGTATTATTGCAGATAACACCGCAAAAGCTAATTACATGGCAATAGATTTACTTTCACAGGCCGAACATGATGAAATGGCAAGTTCAATAATGGTAACAGTTTCGGAAGAGCTGGCAAAAAATACACAAAAAAAAGTTTACGAATTTTTAAATGAGCTTGAAAGAAAAGAAATTGCAAAAAAATCCATTGATGAAAGAGGTGCTATTATTATTGCTCGCAATATTGATGAGGCAATTGCACTTATGAATGAAATTGCGCCTGAACATCTTGAAATTGTTACAGCTAATCCATTTGAACTGCTTCCAAAAATTAAAAATGCGGGTGCGATTTTCTTAGGAGAAAATACTCCCGAACCGATTGGTGATTATATAGCAGGACCTAATCATACTTTGCCTACTGGGGGAACGGCGAAATTTTATTCTCCTTTAAATGTTGAAATTTTTATGAAAAAAAGCTCAATTATCTCTTTTTCCAAAGAAGCTATCAAAAAAATGGGAGAAGATTGTGCTATTTTGGCTAAGAGTGAAGGACTTACTGCACATCAGAAATCTGTTCTTGAAAGGCTTAAGTGA
- the rpsO gene encoding 30S ribosomal protein S15 has product MALDSAKKREIIAKFGNTETDTGSPAVQIALLSERINQINEHLQAHKHDHSSRLGLLKLVGQRKRLMRYLKRKDHNKYLEVISALNLRDRV; this is encoded by the coding sequence ATGGCTTTGGATTCGGCGAAAAAAAGAGAAATTATCGCTAAATTCGGAAATACTGAAACTGATACTGGAAGCCCGGCGGTGCAAATTGCACTATTGAGCGAAAGAATCAATCAAATTAACGAACATTTACAAGCACACAAACACGACCATTCAAGCAGATTAGGACTACTTAAATTAGTTGGGCAAAGAAAAAGACTTATGAGATATTTGAAAAGAAAAGACCATAACAAATATCTTGAAGTAATTTCTGCACTTAATCTTAGAGATAGAGTTTAA